The Siniperca chuatsi isolate FFG_IHB_CAS linkage group LG12, ASM2008510v1, whole genome shotgun sequence genome has a segment encoding these proteins:
- the dcaf6 gene encoding DDB1- and CUL4-associated factor 6 isoform X4 produces MVTMSCSGNLVWDVNKRLIGYNEPNTIRTNYLGRREFVQRLKLEGTLNVHDGCVNTISWNDTGEYLLSGSDDTFLVISNPYNKKVKKSIRSGHRANIFSAKFMPHTNDQEIISCSGDGIIYYTHTEKSAEHNRQCQFTCHYGTAYEIMTVPNDPYTFLSCGEDGTVRWFDLRTKTSCTKEDCKDDILINCRRAATSISISPLVPYYLAVGCSDSSVRIYDRRMLGTRATGNYMGRGTTGMCVRFVPAHLSNKSCRVTSLCYSEDGQEVLVSYSSDYIYLFDPKDDQARELKGPSEERREELRQPPVKRLRLRGDWSDTGPRARPESERERDGEQSPNVSLMQRMSDMLSRWFEEASEAQSSRGTRPQTRPRGTAVRPAGASSTPAAPAGGPSQGSSIPERPVGTDAPEVPGGPVAAAAAMPKSTSSSSSGSSSTVTAPPPSSSSSVESSAPSSSPLTSLPDSEWRSQADTTATPTPTPTSEPTLSDSPSSVVNKQLGSMTLDEQQGAAESAGSPPDQPVSVPVSSSAPTTSTTTTGTSRPSAAEPVLSLHYSSEGTTTSTIKLDFTDEWSSSTSSSMGSGGPKTSEAVVVQSRESVKMESSVSEQAPSQSSGQKSVPTTSTEPPCDASCSGALGSSSAQAAAAGSSAGDAVASSTLERSQPEGMEDMSGGCRRAEPTAEAGQGGEEGQSQPARGNQDSDDSDDDPILIPSTRFRGQGQRRSAAARIQELFRRRKERREMEESETQNIRRPSVKMVYKGHRNSRTMIKESCFWGNNFVMSGSDCGHIFIWDRHTAEHLMLLEADNHVVNCLQPHPYDPILASSGIDYDIKIWSPLEESPSFNRVLANEVITRNELMLEETRNTITVPASFMLRMLASLNHIRSDQLEGDRSEGSGQENEDEQ; encoded by the exons GTCAACACTATATCCTGGAACGACACGGGCGAATACCTCCTGTCGGGGTCAGACGATACCTTTTTGGTTATCTCCAACCCGTACAACAAAAAG GTCAAGAAGTCCATACGTTCAGGTCATCGGGCAAATATCTTCAGCGCTAAGTTCATGCCCCACACGAACGATCAGGAGATCATCTCCTGCTCCGGAGACGGCATCATCTACTACACCCACACTGAGAAAAGTGCTGAGCACAACAGACAGTGTCAGTTCACCTGCCATTATGGAACAGCTTATGAG attatGACGGTACCAAATGACCCCTACACGTTTCTGTCATGTGGGGAGGACGGCACGGTGCGATGGTTTGACCTTCGCACGAAGACGAGCTGCACTAAAGAAGACTGCAAAGAT GACATCCTGATAAACTGTCGAAGGGCAGCGACCTCTATATCCATTTCTCCCCTGGTGCCGTACTACCTGGCTGTCGGCTGCTCTGACAGCTCAGTGCGAATCTACGACAGACGCATGTTGGGCACCAGAGCGACAG GTAACTACATGGGACGGGGGACGACGGGCATGTGCGTGAGGTTCGTTCCCGCTCACCTGTCCAACAAGTCCTGTCGCGTAACTTCTCTCTGCTACAGCGAGGACGGTCAGGAGGTGCTGGTCAGCTACTCCTCCGATTACATCTACCTGTTCGATCCCAAAGACGACCAGGCTCGAGAGCTAAAGGGCCCgtctgaggagaggagggaggag CTGAGGCAGCCTCCAGTGAAGCGCCTCCGTCTACGAGGTGACTGGTCTGACACTGGACCCCGAGCTCGTCctgagagtgagagggagagagatg GAGAGCAGAGCCCGAACGTGTCTCTGATGCAGAGGATGTCGGACATGTTGTCACGTTGGTTTGAGGAGGCCAGCGAagctcagagcagcagaggaactCGGCCTCAGACACGACCCAGAG GAACAGCTGTCCGTCCAGCGGGGGCGTCGAGTACTCCAGCTGCCCCTGCAGGAGGCCCCAGTCAGGGGTCCAGCATCCCTGAGAGGCCCGTTGGGACAGATGCCCCAGAGGTACCTGGTGGtcctgtggctgctgctgctgctatgcCTAAatccacttcctcttcctcctcagggTCATCCTCAACAGTCACAGCACCTCCTCCTTCCAGCTCCTCATCAGTGGAGAGTTCtgccccttcctcctcccccctcacCTCCTTGCCTGACTCTGAGTGGAGGAGTCAGGCCGATACGACCGCGACCCCCACACCGACGCCGACCTCAGAACCCACTCTCTCAG ATTCCCCCTCGTCTGTGGTAAACAAACAGCTGGGATCCATGACTCTTGATGAACAGCAGG GAGCAGCAGAATCTGCAGGTTCACCTCCTGATCAACCTGTTTCTGTACCAGTCAGCAGCAGCGctcccaccacctccaccaccacgaCCGGCACCAGTcgacccagtgcagcagagccaGTCCTCAGCCTGCACTACAGCTCAGAGGGaaccaccaccagcaccatCAAGCTGGACTTCACTGATGAGTG GAGCAGTAGCACATCCAGCTCTATGGGCAGTGGAGGTCCCAAAACATCTGAGGCTGTTGTtgtacagagcagagagagtgtGAAGATGGAGAGCTCAGTGTCAGAGCAAG CTCCCTCTCAGTCCTCGGGGCAGAAGAGTGTGCCGACCACCTCCACAGAGCCGCCGTGCGACGCCTCCTGCTCTGGTGCCCTCGGCAGCTCGTCAGCTCAGGCCGCAGCGGCGGGCTCCTCTGCGGGGGACGCTGTGGCTTCTTCAACACTGGAGAGGAGTCAGCCGGAGGGTATGGAGGACATGTCAGGAGGCTGCAGGAGAGCTGAGCCCACAGCGGAGGCGGGgcaggggggagaggagggccAGAGTCAGCCTGCACGGGGGAACCAGGACTCTGATGACAGCGATGACGATCCGATTCTCATCCCATCAACGAGGTTCAGAGGACAGGGACAGAG ACGCTCAGCAGCTGCTCGTATCCAGGAGCTGTTTcgcaggaggaaagaaagaagggagatggaggagagcGAGACCCAGAATATCAGGAGACCCTCAGTTAAAATGGTCTACAAAGGCCACCGCAACTCCAGGACAATG ATAAAGGAGTCGTGCTTTTGGGGCAACAACTTTGTGATGAGCGGCTCAGACTGCGGCCACATCTTCATCTGGGACAGACACACTGCAGAGCATCTCATGCTGCTCGAAGCCGACAACCACGTGGTCAACTGCCTGCAGCCGCACCCCTACGACCCCA TTCTGGCTTCTTCAGGGATAGACTATGATATCAAGATTTGGTCGCCACTGGAGGAGTCGCCATCTTTCAACAGAGTCCTCGCTAATGAG GTAATAACTCGGAACGAGCTGATGCTAGAGGAAACTAGGAACACAATCACAGTCCCGGCCTCTTTCATGCTCCGAATGTTGGCCTCCCTTAATCACATCAGatcag ATCAACTAGAAGGCGATCGCTCCGAAGGTTCAGGCCAGGAAAATGAGGATGAACAGTAG